The Bdellovibrio bacteriovorus W nucleotide sequence AGATATCTCATGGCCAATCTCAATGAACTTCAGGAACGCGCTGAAATTCAGGAGTTCACCATTCAAAAAGATCCCCGCGACATCGCTGAGATCATTGTAAAACAGAAGCCCAAGATCCTTGGACTGAGTGTTTACATTTGGAATGCCCAAGAGTCCCTGACACTTGTTTCATTAATCAAAAAAGTAGCCCCAGAGATTGTCATTGTTCTAGGGGGTCCAGAAGTTAGCCACGAGTCTGAAGGGCAAAGTATTTGTCAAATTGCGGACTTCACAATCAAAGGCGAAGCTGATTTCTTGTTTTATGAGTTCTGTAGAGATTTTTTAATGGAAGGCAAACTTCCGGATAAAAAGATTCTTTCTGGAATGCTCCCCGATATTAAGCAAATTAAAATGCCCTATGATCTCTACACGGATGAAGATATTAAAAACCGCGTGATTTACGTGGAAGTTTCTCGTGGTTGTCCTTACCGCTGTGAGTACTGCCTATCTTCACTCGACAAGTCGGTGCGCAATTTCGACCTTTCTGACTTCTTAGCACACATGCAAAGCTTGCTGGACCGCGGAGCAAGACAATTTAAGTTTATTGATAGAACCTTCAACTTAACCCCTCTCACATGCATCACGATTTTGCAGTTCTTTTACTCACAAATTCATTTGGGACTTTTTCTCCATTTTGAAATGGTGCCGGATCGTCTGCCTTTAGAAATCCGTGATCTGGTTAAGAAGTTTCCACCAGGGTCTTTACAGTTTGAGATTGGAATTCAAACTTGGAATCCTGAGGTGGCTAAACTTGTAAGTCGTCGTAATGACTATACGAAGGTTAAGGATAATTTTCATTTTCTCGCAAATGAAACAGGTGTCCATACCCATGCCGATCTTATTGCCGGCCTTCCGGGGGAAGACATTCATAGCTTTGCTGAAGGGTTTGATACTCTCTCCGCCCTTCGCCCGAATGAGATTCAAGTTGGTATCTTGAAAAGACTTAAAGGCGCTCCTATCGCACGCCATGACCTTGAATGGGAAATGGTCTATTCAGATCAACCCCCATTTCAAATTCTGCGCACCAAGAGCATGGACTTTGAAACTTTGCAGATCATGAATAGATTCGCAAAGTATTGGGACTTGTATGCGAACTCTGGAGTGTTTAAAAAATTCGTAGATATCCTGCGCGCGCAGGCTGAAAAAGAAGAAGATAAGTCTTTCTTCTGGGAGTTCTATCGCTTTAACGACTTCTTGTCCCAGCGATACGCTCAATCCTATGGAATTTCGCAAACGAGTCTATTTGAGTCGGCCTATATTTATTTAATAGACTACCTTGATCACTCTGAAGAATCTGCTCAAGAAATTATTCTTGAAGACTACAGAGCTACGGGAAAATCAGAGCTGCCTAAGTTCTTTAACAGATCTCAAGGCCCCAAAGCTCCTCGCCAACCTCGTCCGCATATTCCTAAACGTCAGCAGCGCCATTTAGCCGGAGCCAACTCACAGTGATTCAATACATTGAGATTGTTTGCCAATATGGTCTGGGTATTCAGTTGTTGTACTGGGGTCTAAATGGGTTTTTCCAATGGAAAGCCCCACCACCTTCAGACCCTCGCATCGACGCTTTCGTTGCTGCCTGCGCCCAAACGGGCTTCATCATGTTTACAGTTAAAGTGCTCGAGATTCTTATTGGGCTAGCACTTTTGTTTAATATTGCAACGGCCTTGGCACTTGTTGCACTTGCACCTCTGATTTTTGTTATTTCCGGTCTTCACCTTAAGTACAACCCCCGCCCATGGGGAGTCTTAGGTCTTTATACGATTCCGTTTCTCATCGTCTGCTATTTGCACTTCGAGCAATTATTACGACTTGTTCACTAAATATTTCGTAACTTGAGACTTTCTTAAGCAAGGGGGTACACCCCTGTTTCTATGCGAAGTCTCAAAAGAAAAAGAAACCTTATTCTCTGCCTCCTTGTTTGTTTTGTAACAACCCTTGCGTGGCTGCACATGATTATCCCGCAGCCTGAAAACATCGTCGTAACAACCTCTGACCTGACAGTGCAAGAACACGCAAGTTCCACCATCGGATTTAAGTCCACAGATGAAGGCATGTACTGGATCGACTTTCAAACATCCCCTCGTCTCTTAGCACTTAAAAAAATCTTCATTAAAACAAGACAATGCATCTCTTCGATCTCTACAAGCCAAAGAGAAATCCCACTTCCGCAAGATTCTTCACTTCTCTGCAATAACAGTTATGGCATTCCCCTTGAGGGCATTCATGATCTTCTAGGTACAACCACTCAGTGGTTTGTATCGGGTTTTCGATCTACCCCAAGCTTTGGTTTTATTGTCGATGTAGACTGGACGGAGTGGCCACTCGCTATCGGTCTTTTATGGATTTTAATTCTTTCTATATTTTTCACTCATGCTATTTTTAAATTTCAAAATAATATTGAAGCCAGCTTTATCATATTAATCTCTGCCACAGCCCTAGCTCTTCGCTGGTGGTTTGTCTTTCGTGTTTCTCCCCCTGAAACATTCATGTTTTCAGATATGGCAGGATATCTCAGTCGCGGTTGGGAAATGGAGAATGGTATCTTTGATATCACTCAACTCTTTCAACCCCCTGGCTTTACAATTCTGTCCTCTTGGATGCGCAAGATCGGGGGATGGCAGCTCTATAATTGGACGCAAGTAATACTCTCTTGGGGAACTGTCCTTCTGATTTATCAAATCGCTCGCGAGAATCTCTCTCGCAGCGTTGCCGCAGTGGCGCTTTTCTTGGCAGCCTTTCATATGCCCCTCATCAGTGTGGCAACCTTGCACTATGCGGAAAATTCTTATGCTTTTCTAATCACGCTTTCGTTGCTCTTGCTTATGCGCTCTTTAAAAAGTTCTTCTTGGAAAGTATTTGCTCTCACTGGAGTTAGCTTTGGTTTAGCCTTTTATTTTAAGGGGAATCATGCCTACTTTATGCCGCTTCTTTGCTTGTGGTACATGTATAAAAATAGAGACGACTTCAAACCAGCCCTTAAAAATACATTGAGTCTCACTCTCGGATTTTTCTTTGTGTGCATTATACACGCAACTTGGTCTGCAAAGCACTATGGCAAACCCTCATTGGGTCCTACCGCAGGTGCACTTAACTTTGTCGAGGGAAAATGCCCTTCCAAAGACAATATGGATTCCACGGGAGCTCGTTGGCTTTCGCCGATGTTTATCGCTACTGGAGAACTTACTTTCAAGGAGTGGCCTCGTCCCTTTACAGATCAAGCCTATTTCTGGAAAGAGGGATTAAAGTGTATTCAAGAAAATCCCATCGTACTTTTTGAAAGCCTTCGCTATGTCTATTTTCTTTTTGGGGGCAATACTCTCTGGCCGATTATGGATTCACCCGTTGCCACCTATTTCAATCTCTGGAGTCACTTCTATAGCTTCTTCATAGTTTTTGCGTTTGCGGGTGTCTTGCTATTAA carries:
- a CDS encoding Mg-protoporphyrin IX monomethyl ester oxidative cyclase (COG1032 Fe-S oxidoreductase) codes for the protein MANLNELQERAEIQEFTIQKDPRDIAEIIVKQKPKILGLSVYIWNAQESLTLVSLIKKVAPEIVIVLGGPEVSHESEGQSICQIADFTIKGEADFLFYEFCRDFLMEGKLPDKKILSGMLPDIKQIKMPYDLYTDEDIKNRVIYVEVSRGCPYRCEYCLSSLDKSVRNFDLSDFLAHMQSLLDRGARQFKFIDRTFNLTPLTCITILQFFYSQIHLGLFLHFEMVPDRLPLEIRDLVKKFPPGSLQFEIGIQTWNPEVAKLVSRRNDYTKVKDNFHFLANETGVHTHADLIAGLPGEDIHSFAEGFDTLSALRPNEIQVGILKRLKGAPIARHDLEWEMVYSDQPPFQILRTKSMDFETLQIMNRFAKYWDLYANSGVFKKFVDILRAQAEKEEDKSFFWEFYRFNDFLSQRYAQSYGISQTSLFESAYIYLIDYLDHSEESAQEIILEDYRATGKSELPKFFNRSQGPKAPRQPRPHIPKRQQRHLAGANSQ